One Acidobacteriota bacterium DNA segment encodes these proteins:
- a CDS encoding DNA mismatch repair protein MutS — protein sequence MKERTPASRPTEQDPRTVYQERRAARRTAHAAAERRHHAIGNVRLLLVGIAAVLGIGIVGGAGYSAWWLLAPVAGVVWLGFRLDRIETERSRLERAIGFYDRGLDRLDDAWAGTGERGDGFADPKHLYAADLDLFGDGSLFQRLCAARTRRGMATLADWLLSPAAPAVVRARQAAVEELTPNLDLREDLAVLGDDARAAVDARALAAWGAAPPAFDSPALLAAGRVASVAGTLALAAGFAYALAAGRSLDLSAGVQSLLGWYFVAAVVGVAFVQLRIQPAAAQVFKGIDSAARHVALLGGLLARLETERFRAPRLAALRARLDVAGEPPSRQVARLTRLMEQVDSRHNAFALLFGFFVVWDVHLAHAVERWRLASGPKLGTWLDTVGEMEALVSLAGYRFERPGDVWPELADGAPRFEAEDIAHPLLNAKAVANDVLLDGRPQVLVLSGSNMSGKSTLLRAIGVNTVLAQAGAPVRARRLRMSPLAVGASIRILDSLQDGSSRFHAEIVRLRAILARTSLPAPSPDNPSSRDDAAPDAPPDALPVLFLIDECLHGTNSHDRRIGADAVVRSLVERGAVGLVTTHDLALTAITDALGPRAENVHFTDHFTNGKLRFDYTLRAGVVGKGNALELMRSVGFDIPRDDYLQGPAGTMSEWTSPEDEDAARDL from the coding sequence ATGAAAGAACGGACGCCTGCCTCACGGCCAACCGAACAGGATCCTCGTACCGTCTACCAGGAACGGCGGGCGGCTCGCCGGACGGCGCACGCGGCCGCCGAGCGGCGGCACCACGCCATCGGCAACGTCCGGTTGCTCCTGGTGGGCATCGCCGCGGTGCTGGGGATCGGCATCGTCGGCGGGGCGGGATACTCCGCCTGGTGGCTGCTGGCGCCGGTGGCCGGCGTCGTCTGGCTCGGGTTTCGCCTCGACCGGATCGAGACCGAGCGCAGCCGCCTGGAACGGGCCATCGGGTTCTACGACCGCGGCCTCGATCGGCTGGACGACGCCTGGGCCGGGACCGGCGAGCGCGGGGACGGGTTCGCCGACCCGAAGCACCTGTACGCGGCCGACCTCGACCTGTTCGGCGACGGCTCGCTGTTCCAGCGCCTCTGCGCCGCGCGAACGCGCCGCGGAATGGCGACGCTGGCCGACTGGCTGCTCTCCCCCGCCGCGCCCGCCGTCGTGCGCGCGAGGCAGGCCGCGGTCGAGGAGCTCACACCCAACCTGGACCTGCGGGAGGACCTGGCGGTGCTGGGCGACGACGCGCGGGCCGCCGTCGACGCACGGGCTCTGGCCGCCTGGGGCGCGGCGCCGCCCGCCTTCGATTCGCCGGCGCTTCTGGCGGCGGGGCGCGTCGCATCGGTGGCCGGGACGCTGGCCCTCGCCGCCGGCTTCGCCTACGCGCTGGCGGCGGGGCGCTCCCTCGATCTCTCGGCCGGCGTCCAGTCGCTGCTCGGCTGGTACTTCGTCGCCGCCGTGGTCGGGGTGGCGTTCGTGCAGTTGCGCATCCAGCCGGCCGCGGCACAGGTCTTCAAAGGGATCGACAGCGCGGCAAGGCACGTCGCGTTGCTCGGCGGCTTGCTCGCGCGGCTCGAGACCGAACGCTTCCGCGCGCCGCGCCTCGCCGCGCTTCGCGCCCGGCTCGACGTGGCGGGAGAGCCTCCGTCGCGGCAGGTCGCCCGGCTGACCCGTCTGATGGAGCAGGTCGATTCGCGCCACAACGCCTTCGCCCTGCTGTTCGGGTTCTTCGTGGTCTGGGACGTGCACCTCGCGCACGCGGTCGAGCGCTGGCGCCTCGCCTCCGGCCCGAAGTTGGGCACGTGGCTCGACACCGTCGGCGAGATGGAGGCCCTGGTGTCGCTGGCCGGATATCGATTCGAACGACCCGGCGACGTCTGGCCGGAGCTGGCGGACGGGGCGCCGCGCTTCGAGGCGGAGGACATCGCGCATCCCCTGCTGAACGCGAAGGCGGTCGCCAACGACGTCCTGCTGGACGGCCGGCCGCAGGTGCTCGTCCTGAGCGGCTCGAACATGTCGGGCAAGAGCACGCTGCTCCGCGCCATCGGCGTCAACACGGTTCTCGCCCAGGCCGGCGCACCGGTGCGGGCCCGCCGGCTGCGGATGTCGCCCCTCGCGGTCGGCGCGTCCATCCGCATCCTCGACTCGCTGCAGGACGGCAGCTCTCGCTTCCACGCGGAAATCGTCCGGCTGCGGGCCATCCTGGCCAGGACCTCCCTGCCGGCGCCGAGCCCGGACAACCCGTCGAGCCGGGATGACGCGGCACCCGATGCGCCGCCCGACGCCCTGCCCGTCCTCTTCCTGATCGACGAATGCCTGCACGGCACGAACTCGCACGATCGGCGGATCGGCGCCGATGCGGTCGTCAGGAGCCTCGTCGAGCGGGGCGCGGTCGGCCTGGTGACGACGCACGACCTGGCATTGACGGCGATCACCGACGCGCTCGGCCCGCGCGCCGAGAACGTGCACTTCACGGACCACTTCACGAATGGAAAGCTCCGCTTCGACTACACGCTGCGGGCCGGCGTGGTCGGCAAGGGCAACGCCCTCGAGCTGATGCGTTCAGTCGGCTTCGACATTCCCAGGGACGACTATCTGCAGGGTCCTGCCGGAACCATGAGTGAATGGACCTCGCCGGAAGATGAGGACGCGGCGCGTGACCTGTGA
- a CDS encoding carbohydrate binding family 9 domain-containing protein — translation MPRLIKIPMLSLCLLTATAVVDLRAQSGAGFPMGIHGPDRPRVDDSVVATSGAGYGILGGRPRVRVRRTDTPPEIDGRLDDEVWRTAAMLSEFVQQSPLDGAPATEETEIYISYDSDHIYFAFYLHYADPSIMRASRVDRDTAWQDDLMTVYLDTFMDQQVCYDFDLNGYNVQGDGIINASQPRGGPIPVADRSWEALFYSGTQIVEDGYTAEMAIPFKSFRYPEQPPGVEHRWGFQIVREIKGKNQENVVWAPMSRDVQSFMAQMGVLEGMTDLSTSRNLEVLPSFTAIQYSSIDSETGDFVNRGTDPEGGVNVKYGITSNLTADFTGNPDFSQIESDLPQIEVNQRFPLFFPELRPFFLEGAEIFEFVSPVDLVHTRTLVDPNVGAKLTGKVGNTTLGVMVTDDEAPGKRDDPNDPGFGRNAQVAIGRARYDLYSESHIGVLATDREFLDGYNRVGGIDGQFRLSQATRLNFVAFQSQDRDEQGVERSGPMLGAMVGHEGRNLQARFFGARIDPDFRTDVGFLQRVDQRLGGANVGYRWWPEHWLISWGPSIDYQLSYTHAGIREDEIIDAEVNFDFSRNINVGANAIQAHERFGGVDFDRRNYDVSTFISTSRLFSLGGSYRWGDEIYYIDRRNPYLGRGNSASLSATVRPDPRLTSQLDLVTSRFFDVRNGSREVFNVQVLRALSTFTFTDRLLLRNITEYNSFRGTLGTNLLFTYRINALTVFYVGYDDHYRQEDLIDVHGSRFFQSTAYRRTNRALFTKLRILFRY, via the coding sequence ATGCCGCGACTCATCAAGATACCGATGCTCTCGCTGTGCCTGTTGACCGCAACCGCGGTGGTGGACCTCCGCGCGCAATCCGGCGCAGGGTTCCCGATGGGCATCCACGGGCCCGATCGCCCCCGCGTGGACGACTCCGTCGTCGCGACGTCGGGCGCGGGCTACGGAATCCTCGGCGGCCGGCCGCGCGTCAGGGTGCGGCGCACCGACACGCCGCCGGAGATCGACGGCCGCCTCGACGACGAGGTGTGGCGCACCGCCGCCATGCTCTCGGAGTTCGTGCAGCAGTCCCCGCTCGACGGCGCCCCGGCGACGGAAGAGACCGAGATCTACATCTCCTACGACAGCGACCACATCTACTTCGCCTTCTACCTGCACTACGCCGACCCGAGCATCATGCGGGCCAGCCGGGTGGACCGCGACACGGCGTGGCAGGACGATCTGATGACGGTCTACCTCGACACGTTCATGGATCAGCAGGTCTGCTACGACTTCGATCTCAACGGCTACAACGTGCAGGGCGACGGCATCATCAATGCCAGTCAGCCGCGCGGCGGCCCGATCCCGGTCGCCGACCGGTCCTGGGAGGCGCTGTTCTACAGCGGGACGCAGATCGTCGAGGACGGCTACACGGCCGAGATGGCGATTCCGTTCAAGAGCTTCCGCTACCCGGAGCAGCCCCCCGGCGTGGAGCACCGCTGGGGCTTCCAGATCGTGCGCGAGATCAAGGGCAAGAACCAGGAGAACGTGGTCTGGGCGCCGATGTCGCGCGACGTGCAGAGCTTCATGGCGCAGATGGGCGTGCTCGAGGGGATGACCGATCTGTCGACGAGCCGCAACCTGGAGGTCCTGCCGTCGTTCACCGCTATCCAGTACAGCTCGATCGATAGCGAGACCGGCGACTTCGTCAACCGGGGCACCGACCCGGAAGGGGGCGTGAACGTCAAGTACGGCATCACGTCGAACCTGACCGCCGACTTCACCGGCAACCCCGACTTCTCGCAGATCGAGTCGGACCTGCCGCAGATCGAGGTCAACCAGCGCTTCCCCCTGTTCTTCCCCGAGCTGCGGCCCTTTTTCCTGGAGGGAGCCGAGATCTTCGAGTTCGTCTCGCCGGTCGACCTGGTGCATACCCGGACGTTGGTGGACCCGAATGTCGGCGCCAAGCTGACCGGCAAGGTGGGCAACACGACGCTCGGTGTGATGGTGACCGACGACGAGGCGCCGGGCAAGCGCGACGACCCGAACGATCCGGGGTTCGGCAGGAACGCGCAGGTGGCGATCGGCCGGGCGCGCTACGACCTCTACTCGGAGTCGCACATCGGGGTGCTGGCGACGGACCGCGAGTTCCTCGACGGGTACAACCGCGTGGGGGGCATCGACGGCCAGTTCCGGCTGAGTCAGGCCACCCGGCTCAACTTCGTCGCGTTCCAGTCGCAGGACCGGGACGAGCAGGGCGTAGAGCGCAGCGGGCCGATGCTCGGCGCCATGGTCGGGCACGAGGGCCGTAACCTGCAGGCCAGGTTCTTCGGAGCGCGCATCGACCCCGACTTCCGTACCGACGTCGGGTTCCTGCAGCGCGTGGACCAGCGGCTCGGGGGCGCCAACGTCGGATACCGCTGGTGGCCCGAGCACTGGCTCATCAGTTGGGGGCCGTCCATCGACTACCAGCTCAGCTACACCCACGCGGGCATCCGGGAGGACGAGATCATCGATGCCGAGGTGAACTTCGACTTCTCCCGGAACATCAACGTCGGCGCGAACGCCATCCAGGCCCACGAGCGGTTCGGGGGCGTCGACTTCGACCGCCGCAACTACGATGTCTCCACCTTCATCAGCACGAGCCGCCTGTTCTCGCTCGGCGGCAGCTACCGGTGGGGGGACGAGATCTACTACATCGACCGGCGGAATCCGTACCTGGGGCGCGGCAACAGCGCGTCGCTCTCTGCTACGGTCCGGCCGGATCCGCGGCTCACCTCGCAGCTCGACCTCGTCACCAGCCGCTTCTTCGACGTCCGCAACGGCAGTCGCGAGGTGTTCAACGTGCAGGTGCTTCGGGCGCTGTCGACATTCACCTTCACCGACCGGCTGCTGCTGCGGAACATCACCGAGTACAACTCGTTCCGGGGCACGCTGGGGACGAACCTTCTCTTCACCTATCGCATCAACGCGCTGACCGTGTTCTACGTCGGCTACGATGATCACTACCGGCAGGAGGACCTGATCGACGTGCACGGTTCGCGGTTCTTCCAGTCGACGGCCTACCGGCGGACGAACCGCGCGCTCTTCACGAAGCTGCGGATTCTGTTCCGCTACTGA
- the msrB gene encoding peptide-methionine (R)-S-oxide reductase MsrB, translating into MSDDAEKVEMSDAEWCELLSQESYAVLFKEATEPPGSSALNHEKRKGTFICAACNLPLFESSAKYESGTGWPSFFDAIPGSVGTKTDFKLILPRTEYHCVRCGGHQGHVFKDGPRPTGQRYCNNGVALRFVPAGEELPPLR; encoded by the coding sequence ATGAGTGACGATGCCGAGAAGGTGGAGATGTCGGATGCGGAGTGGTGCGAGCTGCTCTCGCAGGAGTCCTACGCCGTCCTGTTCAAGGAGGCGACCGAGCCGCCCGGCTCGAGCGCGCTCAACCACGAGAAGCGCAAGGGAACGTTCATCTGCGCGGCCTGCAACCTGCCGCTCTTCGAGTCGTCCGCCAAGTACGAGAGCGGCACCGGCTGGCCGAGCTTCTTCGATGCCATTCCCGGCAGCGTCGGCACGAAGACGGACTTCAAGCTGATCCTGCCGCGCACCGAGTACCACTGCGTGCGCTGCGGCGGTCACCAGGGGCACGTGTTCAAGGACGGCCCGCGGCCGACCGGGCAGCGCTACTGCAACAACGGCGTCGCGCTGCGGTTCGTGCCCGCCGGCGAGGAGCTGCCCCCGCTGCGGTAA